The genomic DNA CGGGTCATCGTGTGACGTGTTGACACCTGCTCATCAGCGAGCCCGAACCGAAGCGTGACCTGCACGCCGCCCCTGAACTCGGTGTCGAGCATTCGCTCGCCTCGCACCGCGATCATGACGATCCCGAGCCCGACATACACAACTGAGAAGACGAGGAAAATACCCCGGAGGCGGATCCAGTCAATATTCGGGCTGAGTATCCGGCCGATCGGCTTGATCGCCATCGGCAACATGGATGTCGCCCGCCACCCGCCGTACGTGACCGCGGCATCAAAGATCGTCCGCGTGATCAACAACGCAGAGAAGAGCGTCGCCACAACGCCGATACCCAGCGTGATCGCGAACCCCTTGATCTCCGGCGTGCCCGTGTACGCCAGCACGACGCACACGATCAGGTTCGTCACGTTGCCGTCAAAGATCGAGCTGAACGCCTTGGCATGGCCGAGCTTCACAGCCGTACGCATGTCCTCGCCACGCTGCAGCTCCTCGCGGATACGCTCGAAGATCAGCACGTTCGCGTCGACCGCCATGCCGAACGTCAGGATCACGCCCGCGATACCGGGAAGCGTAAACGCCGCCCTGTTCAACGCCATCGCACCAACAACGATCACGGCCGTGCAGCAGAGACCAAAGACCGCGATACCGCCGCAGAAGAAGTAGTAGACGATCATGAACACGCCGATCGCAGCCAAAGCGATCCGTCCCGCGCTCACGCCCTGACGCAGATTGTCAGCGCCAAGCTCCGGACCAAGCGTGTTCTCGCTGATTGGCTCCGGCGAGAGGCGAGCCGTCAACGACCCAGCCGTCAGCACTCGCACGATATAGGTGATCTCCGCCTGGGAGAAATCACCCATGATGATCCCGGTCTTTGAGATCGGGTTGTTCAGAACCGGCGCGGTGTAGACCTCGTCGTCGAGAAGCACCGCCATCTTGTCGCCGACATGGTCTCGTGTCAGATCCCCGAGTCGCACCGCGCCCCGAGCGTCCATCACGAAACTGATCGCCGGCTTACCGATGTCATCCTGGCTCGCGTACGCGCTCGCCACGCCCCAGGGCCCATCCTCCTGCGTGAGGCGAGTCGTCCGCGTGTTCCAGCAGAGAACATAGACCTCGCCGTCGTACGCCTCCGCGACCATCCCCCGCTGAATCGCGAAGTACGACGCCGGGTCCTGCTCCATCGCACGCTGCTGCGCGATGTTCTGATACCAGTTCTCCAACTGGTTGATCTTGTACCAACCGGCATCGGGTGCCTTCGCGTTCCGAGGCCCGATCCTCCTCAACTCCTCACGCAGAGACTGCTCGGAGGGGTGCTCGCCGACATCGCACACGATGCGGAACGAGAGCACGCCCGCACCTCGAAGCAGACGCTTGAGATCACTCGAATCATCAAGGGTGCGCCGCTCAGATTCGAGCGTCGCGTAAGCCGCCAGAACCTCGTCCAGCTGCGACCCTGCTTCAGGGTGAAGCTCTCGAATCCGTGTCAGTGCACGCGCCCGAGGGCTCGGAAGCGTCACAAAGGTGCCATCCTCGCCCTGCAGCGTGCGAGTCCTGTTGCTCAGCGAGAGCGCCTGCCGGATGTCCTCCGCAGACAGATTCGCCCGCACCGTCTCCGCACGAGCCGACTCGTACTCTCGCTCGCCGGCCGCGACCCCTGCCGCGAGGTCATCCAACTCCGACTCCGGACGCCCCTCCGCCTCCGCACGCCGCAAGCTCTCCCGCGAAGTAGAAGCGGCGTCAAACGCCGCCGCCGCTCGCTCGAGTCTCGCCGCCTGCGCCGAATCCCCGGCAGAGAGTCTCGCGATCTCCGACGCTCGTTCAGTCGGTGCCAGCCGCGCAAGGCGATCAACATCCGCCGCCGTCACCATCCTCGCCCGCACCGCAGCGAGCTTCGCCTCATACGCCGCGGCCAGCTGCTTGACACGCTCGCCCGGCAGCGGCATCGTGACCTCGATGCGATCCCGCCCCTGGGCGGTCATCGAGATCTCCATCATGCCGTTCGGATCGACGCGGTTCTTCAGAACCTCAATCGTCCGATTCAGCACATCCCTGGCGTCGTCGCCGGGCCTGATCTGGACCGCGTAGACAAGACTCACGCCGCCGCGCAGGTCCTTGCCCAGACGGATGTTCTTATCAACCGGAAAGATCGCCGAAACGGCGATGACAAGGATGGCAAGAGAGAAGATCGCGTTGCGGAGAATGTGACGCATAGAGACCGCTCAGGTGTACAGGTATAGGGCCACACGGACCCCCTCAAGACCGGGCAGAAAGGATAGCCCACCGGCAACCGAACGCCCGGTGGCACGCGCTGTCAAACGGTCAGGCACCGGCCCCGGTCGCCTCACGCTGGAAGGCGTTGGGCTTCTCTTCTACAGCCCGATCCGTGCCCCCGGACGACTGAATCACACCCGTGATCGCCGCCTTCGCAAATCGCAGACGCACATTCGAGTTCTCGTCCACTCGGAGCACAACCTCGTCGTTTCTGACCTCGGCAACATGCCCGATGATCCCGCCCACGGTCTGCACCTTGTCGTTCTTCTTGAGCGAAGAGATCAGCTGCTCACGCCGCTTCCGGTCTTTCCGACCCGAGAAAACGGTCATCAATACCATCATGACCAGCATCAGGACGATCATGGTCATGAAGAACGAGCCGCCACCCTGCTGGGCCGCCCCGGTTCGGGGGCCGACTGGCTGCTGCTCCCCAGTGCCAGGAGCCGCCGTCGAAGGTGCCCAGCCCGGCCCAGCCGCTGCATCCTGCATCGCCATCGCCTGCGACGAACCGATCTGGCCAACCCAAGACATCGAGATCACATCGGACATGTGGAAGACCTTTCCTGCGGGATGAACTTCCGCAAGAGCGATGTTAGGGGCGATCAGTCGACCTTGGCGGCAGCCACAGGCCACCGAACGAAAAATCCCGCCCAGCCGCCCCCTGCGATGGCGAAGCGAATATCCGCCATCAAACGCTGGAAGTGCCTTAGGTTGTGGATGCTCACCAGCGTCGGCCCCAGCATCTCCCCCGCCATGAACAGATGCCGTATGTACGCGCGAGAAAATACGCCCCCTCCACCACCGACCGCTCCTGGCAGTGGCCAGCCATGCGCCCCGGGGCTGCACGCGTAGCAGTCACACCCATCCTCAATCGGCCCGTCATCCTCTGCGAACCGCTGGTTCCGGAGCCGGATCTGCCCGGCGCGCGTGAAGGCGTTTGCGTTCCGACCGTTCCGTGTCGGCAGCACACAATCGAACATGTCGATGCCCGCACGAACCGCCTCCACGATGTCCCGCTCATACCCCACACCCATCAGGTATCGAGGCCTCGACTCGGGCAAGAGCGGCGCGGTGTGCCGTACCACCCTCGCGATCTGATCCCCAGACTCGCCCACCGCCACGCCGCCGATCGCATAACCCGGAAGGTCGATCTGGGCGACTCGTTCGGCTGACCACGTCCGCCGATCAAGGTCCGTGCCCCCTTGAACAATGCCGAAGAGCGCTTGCTCAGATACACGCCCATGAGCCCTCGCGCATCTCTCAAGCCAACGGATCGTCCTCTCGTTGGCAGTATCCAGACGCGCCGCGTGGTCGTACGCCCGGCCCCGCTTCTTCCCACCCTGCGCTCGCTCATCCCGGCTCGTCGCCTGCAACAGACGCTCCTGCTCCGGCGCAGCCACCGCCGGATCGATCGAAGGCGGACAGTCATCGAACGCCATGATGATGTCCGCGCCCAACTCGTTCTGCACGTGGATCGCACGCTCCGGAGTCAGACGCACCTCGGAGCCGTCAACGATCGACTTGAACGTCACCCCGTCATCATCCACGCGATTCATCGCCGCCAGCGAGTACGCCTGATACCCGCCCGAATCCGTCAGGATCGGCGCGTTCCAGCCCATGAACCGGTGCACACCTCCACGCCGTGAGATCAGCTCCGAACCCGGACGCAGCATCAGGTGATACGTGTTGTTCAGCAAGATCTGAGCACCCGTCGCCGCGACCTGCTGAGGCAGCACGCCCTTCACCGATCCCCGCGTTCCGACGGGCATGAACGCCGGCGTATCGAACGCGCCGTTCAGCGTCTCAACCCGCCCCACACGCGCACGCGATTCAACGCAACGCGAGAGCACCTGAAATCGCAGCGGTCCGGAACTCACGCGTCAGCCCCGCGCCCGCGTGCAGTCGCCGATCGCAGCGTGCGTCGCTCAGCACCCGTCAGACTGTCCGCACCGGTCGCCCTCACCTTCGCAAGTATCCGATCGATCTCGCGCTCCGCGTCCACACCCGCCCCACCTCGCCCTCGCTGCCCCTGAGGCCTTCGCGAATCAGTGAACACATCGAAAAAATCCCTCAACAGGTGCGAATGGCGGATGAAGTAATACCCCGCGATCGCCCCACCGACATGCGCCGCATCGCCGCCCGCATTTTTCCCGCCCGACAGCAGATTCAGAATCGAGAACAGCACATACCCGTACGCGAACCACGGAAGCGGAATCCCGATCGGGATGAACAGCAACTGCACGCTCTCGCGGGGCTCAAGATACGCACACGCAACGATCACACCGAACACCCCAGCGGACGCTCCGACCAGCGGCATCATCGTCGCATGGAACAGCAGCCCGGGAATCTGGAACGGCAAGACGTTGCCCAGCACATTCAGCAAGAGATACGCCAAGCCGCCGAAAATACCGCACACCAGGTAGAACGCGGCGTACTTCTTGAACCCCAGATTCCTCTCGACCGTGCCACCGAAAAAGTATAACCCGAGCATGTTGAGCAGCAGGTGCGCGAAGTTCGCGTGCAGGAACTGGAACGTCACGAGACGCCAGACCTCCACCCGCTGAAACCCCTGATATGTTGAAAAGTGCCCGAATGCCGTCAGCGGATCCATCATCTGGTACAGCGCAGTCCCGACGATCTGATTCGTACCCTCGATCAGAATCGGACGCCGAAAGTACCCCGACGAAGGAACCGGCGTTCCCGGCGCAACCGGCTGCCCACCGGTCGTCAGCATCTGGTCGAGAATCACCAGTTTCGCCTTCGGCGGGGTGCTCGGATCGATACTCCGCTCGATCAGGACAGGCACGCCCCTCCCAGCAAGCAGGATCCCCAGCACGAAGATCGCGACATTCAGACCGATCAGCCACGCGTTGAAGGACAACAGTCTCAGCGACCCGACGCCAAGACGCATCCGGCCCGATGTCGAGCCGCGAGCCCTCCCCGGATGGCGTGCATAATCACGATCGCTGATGCCCATGCCGATCCCGACCTCCGTTCCGAATAGCAACCATGAGATGCGTCGGCCAATTGTTGACCGGGGTTCCGCATCGCGTGCCCTGACCTCAGCAGATATCGGCGATCGACCCTGATCCGACGTAGAACCCACGTTCAGGCCGAAACCTGTCCTACCTCTCGGCACCCGGCTTCGACGCACGCTCGAGCGTCTGCCGCTCCTTCTTCGTCAGACTCGCCATCCCCTCCCGCGAGATCTTCCCGAGGATCCGGTCGATCTCTTGCTGAAGCCGCGCCCGCTCTTCACGCTGGGCCGCCTGCTTCTTCGCAGCTCTGTCGAACGCCGCCTGCTCCCTACGGCTCGCCTCTGACCGGATCCCGGCCATCGCATATCCCCCCCCATCAGCCATGAATGCCATCCGCTTCCGCTCGACCCAGCATGTCATCCCACCGAACAGAGCGATCGCCATCAACGTGGTCTGGCCGCCCACCATCCCGAGCACAAACAAGCCCGCGGCTCCGACGAGCCCGATCCGCGTCGCGATATCCATCGAACGCTCGTACCCCATCCTCGCCCACAGCAGCGACTGAAGAATCCGCCCGCCATCCAGCGGGAAGACCGGGCACAGCACGTTGAACGCGAGCAGAATCAGATTTGTGTAGTACGCCCACCACAGCGCAACCATACCCCAACTGTCGAGAATCCCCAGCGGAACACGCGGCTGGAACGGGTTGAAGACCACGCTCCCCCACCCCTGACCAAACGCCAGCAGCAGGCCCCCAAGCACCGGCAGAAGCACCACATTCACCAGCGGCCCGCCCACGGCCGTCACCAGGTGCGCCCTCCAGTGGCGCGGCGGGTTACACGACGCAAGCCCGCCAAGTGGCCACATCAGAATCTCATCCGCCTCACCCTGAACCCAGCGGCACGCGAAGCAGTGCCCGAACTCATGCAGCAGAACCAACACAAACAGCAACCCCATACCCATCAGCATGTGGCCGACACCCATGGTCGCGCTCGAAGCCGACCAGATCAGCTTCATGATGATCAGCAGAATGAAGAGGACGTGGACCTTGACGCGGATCTGGAACGCCGTGAACAGCGGCACCGCCCACGAAAACGGATTCTCTCCGTCGCCAAAGACACGCCTCAGCCAGTTCCCCCGGCCAGAGCCGCCCCGCTGATAGTCCCGATCCTGCCAACCCATGGCTCGTTCCTACAGCATGCCCCGACGCGCCGCCGCCAGAAGACACACAATCGACTTCCCATCGGCCAGATCGCCGCTCTCGATCATCGCAAGCACACGCGCAACGGGCACGAGCTCAATCGTCATCCACTCATCCGGCTCCGGACGTGCGCCCACATGGACAAGTCCGTGCGCGGCGTAGGCCCACATGATCTCATCAGTCATCCCTGGCGTCGTGTAGAAGCGACAGATCGGCGCCAGATGCTGCGCCGAATAGCCGGTCTCCTCAACCAACTCCCTGTGCGCTGTCACCTCGACCGGCTCGCCCCGCTCAATCGTGCCAGCCGGCAACTCCCAGATCACCTTGCCGTGCTCACCCAGTAACGGGCGATAGTTGCGGATCATGACCACAACCCGACCGTCCTGCGTGTCCATGATCGGAAGCAGCACGACCGCGCCCGGATGCTTGATGCCAGCAACCTCATAGGTCGCGCTGCCACGCTCGACAGTGACAGATTCATACGAGAATTTGCGCGTCTGGTGGATGGTCTCCCGAGAGACAACCCGACCCGGCGAACCATCCATGCGTGCCGTGGATTCCATTGCCGGATTGTACCGAGACTCCGTCTCACGGTGCCGATCCACCCCGGGTATCAACCCCGCCGCCAGGTCCGGCTGCCGTACACCGCCTGATCCCCGAGGATCTCCGAAATCCGGATCAGCTGGTTGTACTTCGCATTCCTGTCCGAACGGCACGGAGCCCCGGTCTTGATCTGCCCGCAGTTCGTCGCGACGCAGATATCCGCGATCGTCGAATCCTCGGTTTCCCCCGATCGATGGCTGAGCACCGCCGAATAGCCGTTCCGCATCGCCAGATCTACGGCCGCGAACGTCTCGCTCAACGTTCCGATCTGGTTCACCTTGACGAGAATCGCGTTCGCGCATCCCTCGCGAAGCCCACGCTCGAGGAACTTCGGATTCGTCACAAACAAGTCGTCGCCGACCAATTGCGTCGTCTTGCCGAGCCGTTCCGTCAGCTTCTTCCATCCCGCCCAGTCGTTCTCCGCAAGCCCGTCCTCGATCGACCGGATCGGATACTTGCGGCACCACTCGGCCCACATATCCACCATCTGATCGCTGGTCAGGATCTCCTGGCTGCTCTTGAACAGCTTGTACCCCTGCTTGCCGTCCTTCGCCGCTTCGGTCCAGCACTCGCTCGCCGCCGGATCGAGCGCGACGAACACCTGCTCACCCCACTTATAGCCGGCCTTCCCCACCGCCTCCTCAATGATCTTCAACGCATCCTCGTTGGCCTTGAGATTCGGCGCGAATCCGCCCTCATCGCCGACCGCCGTCGAAAGCCCACGCCCGTGCAGAACCTTCTTCAGCGCGTGATAAATCTCGACACCCGCCCGCAGCCCCTCATCGAACGTCTCAAAGCCCCACGGCTGCACCATGAACTCCTGGAAATCCACCGTGTTGTCCGCGTGCTTCCCGCCGTTCAGAATGTTCAGCATCGGAACCGGCAACGTCCGCGCACCAGTCCCACCGAGATACCGGAACAGCGGCAAGTCCGAGGCATCCGCCGCGGCACGGGCGCACGCCATCGAAACCCCGAGCATCGCGTTCGCGCCAAGCTCCGATTTATTCGGCGTCCCGTCCATCTCGATCATCAACGCATCGATCCCCTCCTGATCGCGCGCATCCAGCCCCTCGACCGCCTCCGCGATCCGGTCGTTCACGTTCTCCACGGCCTTCAGCACACCCTTGCCGAGGTACACCCCAGCCACACCGTCACGCAGCTCGACCGCCTCGTTCTCGCCGGTCGACGCGCCGGACGGCACCGCGGCCCGACCGACCGTGCCGCCGCTCAACGCGACCTCGACCTCAACCGTCGGGTTTCCTCGAGAGTCGAGAATCTGGCGTGCGTGGACAAACTCGATGTCAAAGGGCATGTGAAAACCTCCAGATATGCCCGCGGCACAGAGCGGCACGCCGAGCGAGTGACAAGACTAGGTCGCTTCCTCGACTTCCGGTGCGCCCCGATCGCTCGCAAACGGGTAAGATCACGCTACAGAACACCCCTATGCCAACCACACCCGAAGGTTTCGCGAATCGGATCGACGGACTCCGCCAAGACCTTGCGGCACAGGCACGCCGCGTACAGGCATTGGTCGAGTGCGCGTTCGATTCGTTCTTCTCACGCGATCAACAGCGGGCCGCTTCCGTCCCCCGGCTCGACGACGAGATCGATCGCATCGATGTCGAGCTCGAGCGGGCATCGGTCTCGCTCCTCGCCGACGCGACAAGCCAGGGCGCACAGCTCGATCAACTCCAGCTCCGCCACGTTCTGACGATCGTGAAGGTCAACAACGAACTCGAACGTATCGCCGATGTCGGAGTCGCCATCGCCGAAGCCGTCTCCCGTGTGCCGGCCGCGATGCCGGTCTGCCCCCCGACACTGCGTGTGATGACCAACAGCGTCGTCGGCATCGTCCGAGATGTCGGGCTCGCCGTCGATCGCACCGACGCACGCCTCGCCAAGGTCGTGCTCCAGAGCGAGGACGCAGTCGCCGCGTTCAAGGCCGCGCTGCTCCGCAACGCCGAAGACCAGATCGCCTCTGGCAAGATGTCCGTTGACTTCGCGTTCGTGATCCACGAACTGGCAACCCGATGCGAAGACATCGCCGACCACTGCACCAACATCGCCGAGCAGGTCCTCTACCTCGCCACGGGCACGATCGTCCGCCACCAGGAAGGCCACTGGGTCGAGATCCCACCGGCATCAGACTGACCGCATCGCCCCGCCGATCATCTCACTGCTTCGGCGCCTTGTAGAAAGGCATCGGCACCAAACGGCCCTCAAGCACGCCCCGGCCAGTGTCGATCTGCACACCCGCACCATCGGCCACGGCGGCCGTTTCCAGGAAAGCCATCGCGATCGGCTTGCCGAGCGTCGGGCTCAGGCACGCGCTCGTCACCGTGCCCACGCCTCGTCCAGCAACGAGCACCGCGTTCCCCTGCCTCGCCGTTCGCCTTCCCTCGATCTCAATCCCGACCAGCTTGCTTCTCGGCCCCCCCTCGTCGCGCGTCCGCCGAAGGGCATCTTGGCCCACGAACGGCAGACCGCCCTCTTCCTTGTCCTTGTCCATCGCGATCGCAAAGTCAACGCCGCACGAGAGCGCGTTGATCTCCTCGCCCAGCTCGTGACCATACAGCGGCATCGAGGCCTCAAGACGCAGCGTGTCGCGAGCCCCGAGCCCCGCCGGCTTCACCCGCGCCTCCGCCTCCTTCATGTTCACGTCTTTCAGCAGCAGCTTCATCGCAAGCCCCACCATCCCCGCCGGCAGGATCACCTCTACGCCATCCTCTCCCGTGTACCCCGTGCGGCTCACAATCAGCTTCGCGATAACCAGGTTCTTGATCGCAAATCGATAACGCTTCAGCGTCGGAACCTCAGAACTGACCCGCGAGATCAGCTCCATCACCTTCGGACCCTGCAACGCGACCATCGCCGACGACAGTGTGTCATCTGAGACCTTCGCGACGAGATTGTCCGCAGCCCGAACCTTCTCCACGTGCCCGACAATCTTCTCGCGGTTCGCGCCGTTCACCACGACGAGAAAGTCATCCTCCTCGACCCGCATCACGATCACATCGTCACGGACACCGCCACTCTCGTTGCACATCAGCGAATAGCGGCACTGCCCCTGGCTCATGTCGCCGATCCGACGCGTACAAAGCCGCTCGAGAAGCCGCCTGGCGTGCCGTCCCGTAAACCGCAGCCGCCCCATGTGCGAGACGTCGAACAACCCGCCGGAGCTGCGCACCTGGTGGTGCTCCTCGTGGATGCCCGAGTAGTATATGGGCATCTCCCAGCCGGCGAAGTCGACCATCTTCGCGCCATACTCAACGTGAAAGTCATGCAATGGTGTCCGCTGCAAGGGCTCACTCCTGACGGTTTCGTACGGCAACGACCGAAGAACGCTCGACGCGTGGCCCACACGCTACACCGGCCGACCCCGCATCGCCACCCCCGCATGGATTCCGCATCAAGGGCCGGAAAGCCAGTCGCAGTTGTCGATCAGCCGCACCGCCCCCACCCTCGCCGCGATCAAGGCGCGTGAGCCGCCCGCCTCTCGCCTCTTCCAGGGCTCTTCGACCTTCAACGTCTCCGCCTCTCTGACGACAGCGTACTCAACCTCGACCCCTCGAGACCGAAGCACATCCTGCATCGCGTGCTCTGCGTCCCCGACCGACTCCGCTTGAGAGGCCGCAACGAGCGCCGCGTGCAGCGACAAGGCCTTGTCGCGATCCGCTCGATCGAGAAATCGATTCCGGCTGCTCATCGCGAGCCCGTCTGATTCCCTCACCGTAGGCGAAGGACGGATCTCAACATCCAAGCACTCCTGTGCAACCATCGCCCTCACGACCTGCAACTGCTGCCAATCCTTCTCCCCGAAGATCGCAACCGATGGACGCATCAATCCAAAGAACCGCTTCACGACCTGGCACACACCCGCGAAGTGCCCCGGCCTGAAGCGATCCTCAAGCCCCGGCTCTGTCGCCACAGCGGGAAGTGCCGGAATGTCTATCTCTACCCCGGGCGGATACACCACATCGGCGTCCGGAGCGAACACCGCCGACGCGCCGCAACGCTCGCTCAAACCGACATCACTCTCGAGCGTCCTCGGATACCTGTCAAGATCCGATCTGTCATTGAACTGCGTCGGGTTCACGAACACCCACACGACGCACCCCGCCCGTGTCCCACGCTCGCGCGCGATCGCCGCGCCACGCTCCACAAGACTCGCGTGCCCCAGGTGCAGCGCACCCATCGTCGGAACCACAACAGGACCACCCGACGACGCCCATCCGAGCCCGTCAAGCCAGCTCTCCATCTCACCCGCTGTACGGAGCACACGCATGCACACAAGAGTCCGGGGCCATCACCCCAGGAGTCAAGCCCCCATCCAAACTGGCCTGCATTCCTTACCGAGCAGCGCTCAGCCGCCGGATGATCGCGTCGAGCCAGTCGCGGATCGGCCGATCCTCCGGAACCTCAAGCAGATCCAGCTCCACGCGGCACAACCCATCGCCCTCGTACTCGCACGCCCGAACCCTGCCGAACAGAGGCACCGGCGTCGAATCGATCAGATGGACCGCCACAACAACCAGCCGCCCCGGATAGCACATCCGCCGAGACATGAAGGTAAGCACCGAGCGATCCAACTCACGCCCCCGGGCCCCCCACGTCGACACCGGGCGGCCTCGATCATCCAGTTCCGCGACATCCAGCTCCGCCTCGAACCGATGCCCCTTTCGAGAACGCGAAGGGCCACTCCCGGGCTTCTTCGATGCGACCTCCCCCTCAACCGAGCGCCTCCCCTCACTCGATGAAGGCGGCGGCGCAACCCACGACGAGACCGGCTCGTCGTCATCCAGGAAACTGACTTGCTTCTCAGAGTCCGCGGGCTTCATGGTGGATCACTCCCATGTATCACATATCGACACCGGCGGATCCGCAATGCTCCAAACCGCTCGATCAGCCATCGCACCCCGCCTCCCTACACTGCGCAGGCATGACCCGTGGCGGCGACAACGAAGTTACCGGACGACGAGGACCACAGGTACACCTCCTGATTGCCACGCACACAACACGCCACCTCGACACCTGCCTCGCGTCTCTCAGCATCCTCTCCCCGCTCCCGGACGCCGTCACAGTCACGTGCGATGTCTCCAGCACCGAGATCGAACAGCTCCTCGACCAGGTATGGCCGAGAGTCTGCGCGTCGATTGCCCGTTCAAATCGCCCCCCCCCGCCGCTCTTCCATGTCTCACGCCCCCACCAAGGCCGAGCTCGCCTGAACCAGGTGCGCAACAACGGGGTGCGCGCCATCCTCTCTCACGGAGGCCGATCCGAAGACCTCCTCATCGTCATCGACGGCGACATGGCCCTCGCCCCCGATGCGATCGAGTCCTACCAGCGGCACCTTGAGAACAAAGCCGACGTCGTTGTTCCCTACAGAATCAACCTCACCGAGGACGCAACCGGCTTACTTACCGCCGACCTCTTTCTGAACACACCCCAGGACGCCGCCGCCCTCCTGACGCCGAACAGTGAGCAGGCACAGTCACTCGTAGCCCGCGACGCCCGATACAAACGCCAACTCTGGCAGAAGCGTTGGCTGCCCCTGATCGGCAAGCGACACAAGCCCAAGCTCCTCGGTGGCCACCACGCCGTGCGCCTCGGCCCACTCATCGAGATCAACGGCTACGACGAGGAGTACACGGGGTACGGTTACGACGACGACGATCTCGCACGCCGCCTCCACCAGCGAGGCGGACTCAGATGGGCAATCGCCGTCGCATCGATCCCCGCCTTCCACCTCTGGCACCCGACCAGGGCACCCGCAAGCCCCACCCGCGCCGAGGGATACACAAGATTCAGTCGGCCCGATCTTCCTGTCCGAGCCGTTCGCGGGATCGAGAACCCGATCGATCAGCCCCAGCCGAGAATGCGGCGGGTCGCCGGACTCGAGACGGCCGCGTGTCACGAACCGCCCACCCGCTCCACAGACACCGCACGAGACTTCGCATCGCGAACAAAAGAGCCCAACTCGGCCTGAACCCCTCCATGCTCGCGAGCGATCGAGGCGGCCGCGCGTACAGATCACCCCCACAACACGGGCACTGATACGTTGCCCACCAGCGCCGCCGCTGGAGCCCCCTGCCCATGTCGCCACACATCACGCATCGCGCACGCGTGTAGCGTCTCCACCATTCAAGAACTCTCTCCACGGCGTCGTAATCTACCAGCACGCCCGCGCCGGCAAAAGACGACCGTACTGCGAACAGCCGAATCTTTGCAGAGACATACCCTCCACCCGTGAGCATCGATTTCAGAATCT from Phycisphaeraceae bacterium includes the following:
- the secD gene encoding protein translocase subunit SecD encodes the protein MRHILRNAIFSLAILVIAVSAIFPVDKNIRLGKDLRGGVSLVYAVQIRPGDDARDVLNRTIEVLKNRVDPNGMMEISMTAQGRDRIEVTMPLPGERVKQLAAAYEAKLAAVRARMVTAADVDRLARLAPTERASEIARLSAGDSAQAARLERAAAAFDAASTSRESLRRAEAEGRPESELDDLAAGVAAGEREYESARAETVRANLSAEDIRQALSLSNRTRTLQGEDGTFVTLPSPRARALTRIRELHPEAGSQLDEVLAAYATLESERRTLDDSSDLKRLLRGAGVLSFRIVCDVGEHPSEQSLREELRRIGPRNAKAPDAGWYKINQLENWYQNIAQQRAMEQDPASYFAIQRGMVAEAYDGEVYVLCWNTRTTRLTQEDGPWGVASAYASQDDIGKPAISFVMDARGAVRLGDLTRDHVGDKMAVLLDDEVYTAPVLNNPISKTGIIMGDFSQAEITYIVRVLTAGSLTARLSPEPISENTLGPELGADNLRQGVSAGRIALAAIGVFMIVYYFFCGGIAVFGLCCTAVIVVGAMALNRAAFTLPGIAGVILTFGMAVDANVLIFERIREELQRGEDMRTAVKLGHAKAFSSIFDGNVTNLIVCVVLAYTGTPEIKGFAITLGIGVVATLFSALLITRTIFDAAVTYGGWRATSMLPMAIKPIGRILSPNIDWIRLRGIFLVFSVVYVGLGIVMIAVRGERMLDTEFRGGVQVTLRFGLADEQVSTRHTMTRREVEERVRGIGERAGERSSLAQMRSAEVLPINAEDDGVTSSTFIVRTTVTDQNSVVESLTTAFQDVLDVRPSLSFDRDEVAGVRDAPVYQVLFPRLGDSIDRPGLLDDVTPFLGGVAIVLENLSPPQSLEDIKDRLESLRGQPDFSDTTSRKRDVLVLAGTPDAVTGAVVLVHDPATSAFDNPDQWWTTVATREWRLVVESLTTPTTLAEVRSFSAAVAENFKAKAVASILLSILLIAIYIWVRFGSALYSAAAVACLFHDVLTCVGFVALAEVLWDIPSLQPALQSLGIMPFKIDLNLIAALLTIIGYSLNDTIIIMDRIRENRGKVAFASRDAINNAINQTISRTVITSGTTLMAIVILYAFGGPGVRAFAFTMLVGVAIGTYSSIAVGAPIVWSKKSERLSQRSLSGTKS
- the yajC gene encoding preprotein translocase subunit YajC; translation: MSDVISMSWVGQIGSSQAMAMQDAAAGPGWAPSTAAPGTGEQQPVGPRTGAAQQGGGSFFMTMIVLMLVMMVLMTVFSGRKDRKRREQLISSLKKNDKVQTVGGIIGHVAEVRNDEVVLRVDENSNVRLRFAKAAITGVIQSSGGTDRAVEEKPNAFQREATGAGA
- a CDS encoding rhomboid family intramembrane serine protease, whose product is MGISDRDYARHPGRARGSTSGRMRLGVGSLRLLSFNAWLIGLNVAIFVLGILLAGRGVPVLIERSIDPSTPPKAKLVILDQMLTTGGQPVAPGTPVPSSGYFRRPILIEGTNQIVGTALYQMMDPLTAFGHFSTYQGFQRVEVWRLVTFQFLHANFAHLLLNMLGLYFFGGTVERNLGFKKYAAFYLVCGIFGGLAYLLLNVLGNVLPFQIPGLLFHATMMPLVGASAGVFGVIVACAYLEPRESVQLLFIPIGIPLPWFAYGYVLFSILNLLSGGKNAGGDAAHVGGAIAGYYFIRHSHLLRDFFDVFTDSRRPQGQRGRGGAGVDAEREIDRILAKVRATGADSLTGAERRTLRSATARGRGADA
- a CDS encoding NUDIX hydrolase, giving the protein MESTARMDGSPGRVVSRETIHQTRKFSYESVTVERGSATYEVAGIKHPGAVVLLPIMDTQDGRVVVMIRNYRPLLGEHGKVIWELPAGTIERGEPVEVTAHRELVEETGYSAQHLAPICRFYTTPGMTDEIMWAYAAHGLVHVGARPEPDEWMTIELVPVARVLAMIESGDLADGKSIVCLLAAARRGML
- the eno gene encoding phosphopyruvate hydratase, which produces MPFDIEFVHARQILDSRGNPTVEVEVALSGGTVGRAAVPSGASTGENEAVELRDGVAGVYLGKGVLKAVENVNDRIAEAVEGLDARDQEGIDALMIEMDGTPNKSELGANAMLGVSMACARAAADASDLPLFRYLGGTGARTLPVPMLNILNGGKHADNTVDFQEFMVQPWGFETFDEGLRAGVEIYHALKKVLHGRGLSTAVGDEGGFAPNLKANEDALKIIEEAVGKAGYKWGEQVFVALDPAASECWTEAAKDGKQGYKLFKSSQEILTSDQMVDMWAEWCRKYPIRSIEDGLAENDWAGWKKLTERLGKTTQLVGDDLFVTNPKFLERGLREGCANAILVKVNQIGTLSETFAAVDLAMRNGYSAVLSHRSGETEDSTIADICVATNCGQIKTGAPCRSDRNAKYNQLIRISEILGDQAVYGSRTWRRG